GCACTATCAGGTTATGTCTTATGGTATATTAAGAGCTTACAGTATTACCGTACGTAAAGAAAAAATAATCCGCTTACTGGAGAATATCATTTTTGAAAACAAACAATCCTATCAAAAATTGGAAAGGCTTGCAGAATATTACATCTGATTTTAAATAACCCCTAAAAAAATCGTTATGCCTGACAAAAAACAAGATCTAAGAGAAACAGAAAACCTGAAACAACAGGATTTGAAAAGGAACAAAGAGAATGGAGACGGTCAGTTTATGACCACTGATCAGGGATTAAAAATCAATGATGATCAAAATTCTTTAAAAGCAGGCGAACGCGGCCCTTCTTTGCTGGAGGATTTTATCTTACGCGAAAAAATAACGCATTTTGATCACGAAAGGATTCCGGAACGAATTGTACATGCCCGAGGTTCAGCTGCTCATGGCTACTTTCAGGTATACAAGTCGATGGAAAAATATACCAAAGCCGGCTTTCTTCAGGATCCCAACATAAAAACTCCTGTTTTTGTTCGCTTTTCAACAGTTGCCGGATTTAGAGGTTCTACTGATTTAGCGCGTGATGTACGTGGCTTTGCAGTAAAATTTTATACCCAGGAAGGAAACTATGATTTAGTAGGAAACAATGTTCCTGTATTTTTCATTCAGGATGCTATGAAATTTCCGGATCTTATCCATGCTGTAAAACCAGAACCCCATAATGAGATTCCGCAAGCTGCCTCTGCCCACGATACTTTTTGGGATTTTATTTCACTAATGCCGGAATCGATGCACATGATCATGTGGGCGATGTCTGACCGTGCTATACCAAGAAGCTATCGTATGATGGAAGGTTTTGGTGTACATACCTTTCGTTTTATCAATCGCAAAAATGAATCTTTTTTCGTCAAATTCCACTGGAAACCTAAATTAGGGACACATGCCGTGGTTTGGGACGAAGCAGTAAAAATATCTGGTGCTGATGCCGATTTCCACCGTCGGGATTTATGGGAAGCCATAGATAGTGGAATGTTTCCCGAATGGGAACTGGGAGTACAAATCATCCCTGAAGCTGACGAGCACAAATTTGATTTTGACTTACTCGACCCTACTAAATTAGTTCCAGAAGAAACGGTACCGGTGACTATAATCGGAAAAATGGTGCTGGACAGGAATCCGGACAACTTTTTTGCCGAAACGGAACAAGTAGCCTTTCACCCGGCCCATTTGGTTCCTGGAATTGACCTCACTAATGATCCTCTATTGCAGGGAAGATTATTTTCGTATACCGATACTCAGCTTTCCCGATTGGGAAGCCCTAATTTCCACGAAATTCCCATCAACCGCCCCATAGCTCCATTACATAATAATCAACGTGATGGCCATATGCGTCAGGAGATTAATACAGGACGCGTGAGCTATCACCCCAACTCCCTTGGTGGTGGGTGCCCCTATCAGGCAAAAATTGCAGAAGGTGGATTCCATAGTTTTAATGAACGTATTGATGCCCAAAAAATACGCGACCGAAGCGAGAGCTTTAGCGATCATTTTAGCCAGGCAACTTTATTTTATAACAGCCAGACTCCGGTAGAACAAAATCATATCATTAATGCCTTACGCTTTGAATTGGGTAAAGTAGCCACCGTTGCAATTCGGAAAAGAACCGTAGGCCTATTATCCCAAATTGATGCTACACTGGCAGCTAAAGTTGCAGAAAGCCTGGGATTTCCTGTGGAAGCTCCTAAAAAGCCAATGAATCATGGTGTTCCTGCTGATGCTTCCAAAGAAAAGTACGAACCGAAAAGCAAAAAGCAGTCAGTTTCGTCTTCACCGGCATTGAGCATGCTCAAAAATAAAACCATAACCCCCACTATAGCATCCCGTCACGTCGGTTTTTTATGTACCGATGGTGTCGATGGCAAATCACTCAATGCA
The Flavobacterium kingsejongi genome window above contains:
- a CDS encoding catalase — its product is MPDKKQDLRETENLKQQDLKRNKENGDGQFMTTDQGLKINDDQNSLKAGERGPSLLEDFILREKITHFDHERIPERIVHARGSAAHGYFQVYKSMEKYTKAGFLQDPNIKTPVFVRFSTVAGFRGSTDLARDVRGFAVKFYTQEGNYDLVGNNVPVFFIQDAMKFPDLIHAVKPEPHNEIPQAASAHDTFWDFISLMPESMHMIMWAMSDRAIPRSYRMMEGFGVHTFRFINRKNESFFVKFHWKPKLGTHAVVWDEAVKISGADADFHRRDLWEAIDSGMFPEWELGVQIIPEADEHKFDFDLLDPTKLVPEETVPVTIIGKMVLDRNPDNFFAETEQVAFHPAHLVPGIDLTNDPLLQGRLFSYTDTQLSRLGSPNFHEIPINRPIAPLHNNQRDGHMRQEINTGRVSYHPNSLGGGCPYQAKIAEGGFHSFNERIDAQKIRDRSESFSDHFSQATLFYNSQTPVEQNHIINALRFELGKVATVAIRKRTVGLLSQIDATLAAKVAESLGFPVEAPKKPMNHGVPADASKEKYEPKSKKQSVSSSPALSMLKNKTITPTIASRHVGFLCTDGVDGKSLNALKTALEKEGAVAKIVATHNGSIQTSEGRELKVDHSFLTSSSVLFDALFIPAGKKSIDALKNDPTVFEFLNDAYKHCKVIGADGEGIEILELTNFYNLLSKQESPNNGIILNAKDDSTDFSTNFIDALGRHRIWEREKLK